A portion of the bacterium genome contains these proteins:
- a CDS encoding HD domain-containing protein: MSEETLRRIAGLAERIAQSGGRAFFVGGYVRDSLLGREPKDIDIEVYGLDPDTLTEILSTAGRVDLVGRQFGVLRAASLEVDWTLPRRDSAGRHPRVAINPRLSYREATRRRDLTVNALLRDVLTGELVDPWGGQADLEKGVLRIPDRSLFVEDPLRFYRVMQLGARLQMTPDPELDSICAGMEIHTVARERVEEEFNRLWLEAARPSLGLAWVRRVGRLAEVIPPLADTPVTPQDPDWHPEGEVWTHTLQVVDAAAALRTGERGRDLMLLWAAALHDCGKPLTTRQEGGHIRSPEHDRESESLAGPFLRGLLRSQRVAEGATKLIAQHMKPLQFHQNQSSEKAFKRLALKLAPEADLELLAALALADGRGTNPAGGAPLTREFAMVDWFREMSERARVSREPEKPLLKGRHLLGLIEPGPRLGQVLEEAYRIQIEEGITEVEELKRRVVGEANGKQA; the protein is encoded by the coding sequence ATGAGCGAGGAAACCCTGCGCCGCATAGCTGGCCTGGCCGAGCGGATAGCACAGTCCGGCGGGCGGGCCTTTTTCGTGGGCGGCTATGTCCGGGACAGCCTGCTGGGCCGCGAGCCCAAGGATATCGATATCGAGGTCTACGGCCTGGATCCCGACACCCTGACCGAGATACTGTCCACCGCGGGGCGGGTGGATTTGGTCGGCCGTCAGTTCGGGGTGCTGCGCGCAGCCTCGCTGGAGGTGGACTGGACCCTGCCCCGGCGCGACAGCGCGGGCCGTCACCCCCGCGTGGCGATAAACCCGCGCCTGAGTTACCGCGAGGCCACCCGCAGGCGCGACCTCACAGTGAACGCCCTGCTGAGGGATGTCCTCACCGGCGAGCTGGTCGATCCCTGGGGCGGACAGGCGGACCTGGAAAAGGGCGTTTTGCGCATACCGGACCGGTCGCTGTTCGTGGAGGACCCGCTGCGTTTCTACCGCGTGATGCAGCTTGGCGCGCGCCTTCAGATGACCCCGGACCCGGAGCTGGACTCTATCTGCGCCGGGATGGAGATACACACCGTGGCCCGCGAGCGGGTGGAGGAGGAATTCAACCGTCTGTGGCTGGAGGCCGCCCGCCCAAGCCTGGGCCTGGCCTGGGTGCGGCGCGTGGGCCGTCTGGCCGAGGTGATTCCGCCGCTCGCCGACACGCCGGTCACGCCCCAGGACCCGGACTGGCACCCGGAGGGGGAGGTCTGGACCCACACGTTGCAGGTGGTTGACGCCGCCGCGGCGCTGCGCACAGGCGAGCGCGGGCGCGACCTGATGCTGCTCTGGGCCGCGGCGCTGCACGACTGCGGCAAGCCGCTCACCACCCGCCAGGAGGGCGGCCACATTCGCAGCCCGGAGCACGACCGCGAGAGCGAGAGTCTGGCCGGGCCGTTCCTGCGGGGCCTGCTGCGCTCGCAGCGCGTGGCCGAGGGCGCGACAAAGCTGATCGCCCAGCACATGAAACCCCTTCAGTTCCACCAGAACCAGTCCTCGGAGAAAGCGTTCAAGCGCCTGGCGCTCAAGCTCGCCCCGGAGGCCGACCTGGAGCTTCTGGCCGCGCTGGCCCTGGCGGATGGCCGGGGGACCAACCCGGCGGGCGGCGCGCCGCTGACCCGGGAGTTCGCGATGGTTGATTGGTTCCGCGAGATGAGCGAGCGGGCGCGGGTGAGCCGCGAGCCGGAGAAGCCGCTGCTAAAGGGGCGGCACCTGCTGGGATTGATAGAGCCGGGGCCGCGCCTGGGCCAGGTGCTGGAGGAGGCCTACCGGATACAGATCGAGGAGGGGATAACGGAGGTGGAGGAGCTGAAGAGGAGGGTGGTGGGGGAGGCGAATGGTAAGCAGGCATGA
- a CDS encoding molybdopterin-dependent oxidoreductase translates to MRAALLPFLSALALGLAAACGGGSDARQSTEPRDMDPVEINEYEGAKLSSFSNFRENSILGPQHVDTSTYRLAVDGLVEHPLNLTFDQVKARPAFRKVTDLHCVEGWKVKILWEGFKLRDLLAEAGLKPGANYVVFRAVDGYYTYLSLNYVTVHDLLVAWNMNGVPLKPQLGYPLMLVAEDRLGYKWCRWINRIEVTDSTGARGYWENQGYPKSGDPAEWFR, encoded by the coding sequence ATGCGAGCCGCCTTATTGCCGTTCCTGTCCGCCCTGGCCCTGGGCCTGGCCGCCGCCTGCGGCGGCGGGAGCGACGCCAGGCAGTCCACCGAGCCGCGCGACATGGACCCGGTGGAAATCAACGAGTACGAGGGAGCGAAGCTTTCCAGTTTCAGCAATTTCCGCGAGAACTCAATCCTCGGCCCCCAGCACGTGGACACCAGCACCTACCGCCTGGCTGTGGACGGTCTGGTGGAGCACCCGCTGAACCTCACTTTCGACCAGGTGAAAGCCCGTCCCGCGTTCCGCAAGGTGACCGACCTGCATTGTGTTGAAGGCTGGAAGGTGAAAATCCTCTGGGAGGGGTTCAAGCTGCGCGACCTTCTGGCCGAGGCCGGGCTGAAACCGGGGGCGAACTACGTGGTGTTCCGCGCGGTGGACGGCTACTACACCTACCTGTCGCTCAATTATGTCACCGTCCATGATCTGCTGGTGGCTTGGAACATGAACGGGGTGCCGCTCAAGCCGCAGCTTGGGTATCCGCTGATGCTGGTGGCCGAGGACAGGTTGGGCTACAAGTGGTGCCGCTGGATCAACCGGATCGAGGTGACAGATTCAACCGGCGCGCGCGGCTACTGGGAGAACCAGGGCTACCCCAAAAGCGGCGACCCGGCGGAGTGGTTCAGGTGA
- a CDS encoding arabinose transporter, with amino-acid sequence MSPSKAHPAQSHFDNIPILLLCVTIFLGFLTIAMPLPVIPILVRHELGFSDLIVGLTMGLQFFITVVTRRLAGTTADRVGGHVSVMRGLAACALAGATYQVAAWFPGGPHAKLAVLWLGRIALGFGESLMLTGLLSWGVALSGRARSGKVMSWVGMAVFSSLAAGAPLGLALSNRYGFRSVGLAVTLLPLLALAVTFFVPRARTVPGATVPFRRVVRLIWRPGVALGLQGVGFAGIGAFVSLYFTAQDWSGAGISLSAFGGAFILARLLFGNLPDRFGGARVVLGFFVVEALGQAVMAGASSAFTALSGAALTGFGCSMIFPCLGVEAIRRTPLESRGSALGAFAAFQDIASGLTGPSTGFVAGLLGYRSVFVIGAVAALAGLIVALPLLSDSSVQPEPAGAQECAPAEVLPDCGS; translated from the coding sequence GTGAGTCCGTCCAAGGCGCATCCCGCACAATCTCATTTCGACAACATCCCGATACTGCTGCTGTGTGTCACCATATTCCTGGGTTTCCTCACCATAGCCATGCCGCTGCCGGTGATCCCGATCCTGGTGCGTCATGAACTCGGGTTCTCCGATTTGATTGTAGGCCTGACCATGGGCCTCCAGTTTTTCATCACCGTCGTCACCCGCAGATTGGCCGGAACCACCGCCGACCGCGTGGGCGGGCATGTATCGGTGATGCGCGGGCTCGCTGCCTGCGCCCTGGCCGGAGCGACCTACCAGGTCGCGGCCTGGTTCCCCGGCGGACCGCACGCCAAGCTGGCCGTGCTGTGGCTGGGACGGATCGCCCTGGGTTTCGGCGAGTCGCTGATGCTGACCGGGCTGCTGAGCTGGGGTGTGGCCTTGTCCGGGCGGGCGCGCTCGGGCAAGGTGATGTCGTGGGTGGGGATGGCGGTGTTCAGCTCCCTGGCGGCCGGAGCGCCGTTGGGCCTTGCGCTCTCCAACCGCTACGGTTTCAGGAGCGTGGGACTCGCGGTCACCCTCCTGCCGCTGCTGGCCCTTGCGGTCACGTTTTTTGTTCCCAGGGCGCGGACTGTGCCGGGTGCGACAGTCCCGTTCCGCCGGGTGGTGCGGCTGATCTGGCGCCCCGGCGTGGCCCTCGGCCTTCAGGGGGTGGGTTTCGCCGGGATCGGGGCCTTTGTCTCCCTGTATTTCACGGCGCAGGACTGGAGCGGGGCCGGGATCAGCCTGTCGGCGTTCGGGGGGGCGTTCATCCTGGCGCGCCTTCTGTTCGGGAACCTGCCGGACCGTTTCGGCGGGGCGAGAGTGGTCCTGGGCTTTTTCGTGGTCGAGGCCCTGGGCCAGGCGGTCATGGCCGGGGCGTCGAGCGCGTTTACCGCGCTCAGCGGGGCCGCGTTGACCGGTTTCGGCTGCTCGATGATCTTTCCCTGTCTGGGAGTGGAGGCAATCCGCCGGACTCCTCTGGAGAGCCGCGGCTCGGCCCTGGGGGCTTTCGCCGCCTTCCAGGACATCGCCTCCGGCCTGACCGGCCCGAGCACCGGGTTCGTGGCCGGGCTGCTGGGCTACCGCTCGGTGTTCGTGATCGGGGCGGTGGCCGCCCTGGCCGGGCTGATTGTCGCCCTGCCGCTGCTGAGCGACAGCTCGGTGCAGCCGGAGCCTGCCGGCGCTCAGGAATGCGCACCGGCGGAGGTGCTGCCGGACTGCGGCTCCTGA
- the fetB gene encoding iron export ABC transporter permease subunit FetB, which translates to MNARFYEISLWGLAAGYALILPVWLIVWRKRLGVGRDLLVSTLRMSLQLLAVGYVLNWLFGLSLWYVVIAVFLAMVYFAARTVIARTGIALSGFTWKLFLAILAGVGLVTAFTALFVIRVRPWYEPRWFIPLAGMIVGNSMSGCALALERFFGEVRDRRAVVETRLSLGATAREAAAPMLRSAFRAALLPTLSSMSGMGIVFLPGMMTGQILGGVSPLEAIRYQLMIMLAILGAVAFSCYLILILEQRSFFDEYQSLRQDIFG; encoded by the coding sequence GTGAACGCCCGATTCTACGAGATAAGCCTCTGGGGCCTGGCTGCCGGGTACGCACTCATCCTGCCGGTCTGGCTGATTGTCTGGCGTAAGCGCCTGGGCGTGGGGCGCGACCTTCTGGTCTCCACCCTGCGCATGAGCCTTCAACTGCTGGCCGTGGGCTACGTGCTCAACTGGCTGTTCGGCCTGTCGCTCTGGTACGTGGTGATTGCGGTGTTCCTGGCGATGGTTTATTTCGCGGCGCGCACGGTGATCGCCCGCACCGGGATCGCCCTGAGCGGGTTCACCTGGAAGCTGTTCCTGGCGATACTGGCCGGGGTGGGGCTTGTCACCGCGTTCACCGCCCTGTTCGTGATCCGGGTGCGGCCCTGGTACGAGCCGCGCTGGTTCATCCCCCTGGCCGGGATGATTGTCGGCAACTCGATGAGCGGCTGCGCCCTGGCCCTGGAGCGTTTTTTCGGCGAGGTGCGCGACCGACGCGCCGTGGTGGAGACACGCCTCAGCCTGGGGGCCACCGCCCGCGAGGCCGCCGCGCCGATGCTGCGCTCGGCGTTCCGGGCCGCGCTGCTCCCTACGCTCAGCTCGATGAGCGGTATGGGGATCGTGTTCCTGCCCGGCATGATGACCGGCCAGATCCTGGGCGGGGTCTCGCCCCTGGAGGCGATCCGCTACCAACTGATGATAATGCTGGCGATCCTGGGCGCGGTGGCCTTTTCCTGCTATCTCATCCTGATATTGGAACAGCGCAGCTTTTTCGACGAGTACCAGAGCCTGCGGCAGGATATTTTCGGCTGA
- a CDS encoding ATP-binding cassette domain-containing protein, with the protein MTDSPLFELQGVEVSGAGGKRLLSGIGFSLPAGSWSAVSGPSGSGKSTLLKVLSLLLRPSAGSLFIQGAPPERHSVTALRRRLPLVMQEPVLLGRTVREDLAEAFSFAAAEGAAPPAGERLDTLLDAVELPSDILDRDSARLSGGEKQRVAIARALALEPQAVLLDEPTSALDLVTAERVFDNLSRIWPGLNLVLVTHSKPLIDRTVTQFLLRGGRLERVAHGLTDSELRQFLEVRQ; encoded by the coding sequence ATGACAGACTCCCCGCTGTTCGAGCTGCAAGGGGTGGAGGTGAGCGGGGCCGGTGGGAAAAGGCTCCTGAGCGGGATCGGGTTCAGCCTGCCCGCCGGGAGCTGGAGCGCGGTCAGCGGACCGAGCGGCTCGGGCAAGAGCACCTTGCTAAAAGTCCTTTCACTGCTGCTTAGACCCTCGGCTGGCAGTCTGTTCATCCAGGGGGCGCCTCCTGAGCGCCACAGCGTGACCGCCCTGCGGCGGAGGCTGCCGCTGGTCATGCAAGAGCCGGTGCTGCTCGGCCGCACGGTGCGCGAGGACCTGGCCGAGGCGTTCAGTTTCGCCGCCGCGGAGGGCGCAGCGCCGCCCGCCGGGGAGCGTCTGGACACTCTCTTGGACGCGGTCGAGCTTCCCAGCGACATCCTGGACCGCGACAGCGCCCGCCTGTCCGGGGGCGAGAAACAGCGCGTGGCTATCGCCCGGGCCCTGGCCCTGGAGCCGCAGGCCGTTCTGCTGGATGAGCCCACCTCCGCCCTGGACCTTGTCACCGCCGAGCGCGTGTTCGACAACCTCTCTCGCATCTGGCCCGGCCTGAACCTGGTGCTGGTCACCCACTCCAAACCCCTGATCGACCGCACCGTCACCCAGTTCCTGCTGCGCGGGGGACGGCTGGAACGCGTGGCCCACGGCCTCACGGACAGCGAGCTGCGGCAGTTCCTGGAGGTGCGCCAGTGA